Part of the Deltaproteobacteria bacterium genome is shown below.
CTTGACATCTTGGGAAGCACTCATACTCTATGGGGCGTCTCCCTTTTATAAAGGGAGACCTGGAGTTTGGACATTAGCTTCGCAAAGAGATGACCAAGGGAGAGACATGTTTATGGAAATATGTCTTGCGGGCCAGACAAATGAAAGGTTATCAATTCCGAAGGCAAAGGTCGGTATTGGATTTCATTGCCGACTTTATGTGTAAAGAGCTGTGTTTAGTTATAGAGGTTGATGGAACCTCCCCCTACACCCCCTCCAGAGGGGGACAATGAGGAAGGCGCCCCGCCGACGGGTAACAAACGCTTATAAAAATGTCCAAACTCCAGTCTCCCTTTTGTAAAGGGAGATTTAGAGGGATTTTGCAAAAAAAAAGAAATCCCTGCAAACCCCCATTTATAAAAGGGAGATGCGCAGAGTCTATTTTCGTACTAACGAAATTGAGTTTGCCGCTTATCGTCGGAAAATGATATAATAGAAAAAACAATCAAAATGGCTATTCAAAGAGGTTGATTACTTCATGGGAGAGGATATTC
Proteins encoded:
- a CDS encoding DUF559 domain-containing protein — protein: MTKGETCLWKYVLRARQMKGYQFRRQRSVLDFIADFMCKELCLVIEVDGTSPYTPSRGGQ